In the genome of Vicia villosa cultivar HV-30 ecotype Madison, WI linkage group LG7, Vvil1.0, whole genome shotgun sequence, one region contains:
- the LOC131618263 gene encoding dof zinc finger protein DOF2.5-like: MEGIGPNSCPRQGLEKKARPQEQINCPRCNSTNTKFCYYNNYSLTQPRYFCKTCRRYWTEGGSLRNVPVGGGSRKNKKVPSSSSLATPNNNHSPKIPDLNPPTLQVSHLSSQNPKMHGGQDLNLAFSSMENYHHHHPHHHNPHGMSSSYIEMHNNNESSSSSALDLLRSSMASRGINPYANNNNISLMPNSNAIYPSGFPMQEVKPSLGFSIDGMNGNRSYDHHVQVQEGGGGDGGGGRLLFPFGEVNKQIPTSGVEVEHNKDQQGNSTGYWNGMIGEGSW, encoded by the coding sequence ATGGAAGGGATAGGTCCTAATTCATGTCCAAGGCAAGGGTTAGAGAAGAAAGCAAGGCCACAAGAGCAAATAAATTGTCCAAGGTGCAATTCAACCAACACAAAATTTTGTTATTACAACAACTACAGTCTCACACAACCAAGATACTTTTGCAAGACATGTAGAAGGTATTGGACTGAAGGAGGATCTCTAAGAAATGTTCCTGTTGGAGGTGGTTCAAGGAAGAACAAGAAAgttccttcttcttcatcattAGCCACACCTAATAATAATCACTCACCAAAAATTCCTGACCTAAATCCACCAACCCTTCAAGTCTCACATCTTTCATCTCAAAACCCTAAAATGCATGGAGGCCAAGATCTTAACCTAGCTTTTTCATCTATGGaaaactatcatcatcatcatcctcatcatcataATCCTCATGGTATGTCATCATCATATATTGAGATGCATAACAATAATGagtcatcatcttcttcagctcttgACCTACTTAGGTCTAGCATGGCATCTAGAGGCATAAACCCTTatgctaataataataatatttctttGATGCCAAACTCAAATGCTATTTACCCTTCTGGATTTCCCATGCAAGAAGTTAAACCTAGTCTTGGATTTTCAATTGATGGAATGAATGGAAATAGATCATATGACCATCATGTTCAAGTTCAAGAAGGTGGCGGCGGCGATGGTGGTGGTGGAAGACTTTTGTTCCCTTTTGGAGAGGTTAATAAACAGATTCCTACAAGTGGTGTTGAAGTGGAACATAATAAAGATCAACAAGGAAATTCAACTGGATATTGGAATGGAATGATTGGTGAAGGATCATGGTAA